The proteins below come from a single Leptotrichia sp. oral taxon 223 genomic window:
- a CDS encoding C40 family peptidase has protein sequence MRKNKFLTAVCMLSAFVGSNLHAKTAKTKKTSKLKTSHKPVNNKKSHSGSNTGIYGISSNNKNALIETKMTELRQRHAKAMASGTAQERKRAAVERKLLTSYSRWRGTKYALGGDSKNGIDCSALTRRVYREAFNKELPRVSQQQIKKGTRVSAKNLKSGDIVYFTPGNRTSHTAVYVGNSLFINASSSKGVVMSSLKSPYWRKYFKYGVRVHNA, from the coding sequence ATGAGAAAAAACAAGTTTTTAACAGCAGTATGCATGTTATCAGCTTTTGTAGGTTCAAATCTACATGCAAAAACAGCAAAAACTAAAAAAACTAGCAAGCTTAAAACATCTCACAAACCTGTAAATAATAAGAAAAGCCATAGCGGCAGCAATACTGGAATTTACGGTATTTCGTCAAATAATAAAAACGCTCTTATTGAAACAAAAATGACGGAATTACGGCAAAGACATGCTAAAGCTATGGCTTCAGGTACTGCTCAGGAAAGAAAAAGGGCAGCCGTTGAAAGAAAACTTTTGACATCTTACAGCAGATGGAGAGGTACGAAATACGCATTGGGCGGAGATTCTAAAAATGGAATTGACTGTTCAGCCTTAACACGTAGAGTTTACCGTGAAGCTTTTAACAAGGAGCTTCCTAGAGTTTCACAGCAACAGATAAAAAAAGGTACGAGAGTTTCAGCAAAGAATTTGAAATCAGGGGACATTGTTTACTTTACACCAGGAAATAGAACAAGCCATACAGCTGTTTATGTTGGAAATTCGCTGTTTATAAATGCTTCGTCTTCAAAAGGCGTGGTTATGTCCTCGCTAAAAAGCCCTTATTGGAGAAAATATTTTAAATATGGGGTAAGAGTTCACAATGCCTAA
- a CDS encoding MazG nucleotide pyrophosphohydrolase domain-containing protein, whose protein sequence is MNKKNNNSDDMTLKEVQYLIKRIEKGTLDETKDDKSPQQKRENGQRLVLKLIEEFGELAENIRKNVRYDGKNIKGTIEEEVFDVFYYIIAIANDYEIDLEKIFYIKDELNEIKYDREFSIYEARDKWKSMKK, encoded by the coding sequence ATGAATAAAAAAAATAATAACAGTGATGATATGACTCTTAAAGAAGTACAATATTTAATAAAAAGAATAGAAAAAGGAACTCTGGATGAAACAAAAGACGATAAGAGTCCTCAGCAGAAAAGAGAAAATGGACAAAGGCTTGTTTTAAAACTTATTGAGGAATTTGGAGAACTTGCTGAAAATATTAGAAAAAATGTCAGATACGATGGAAAAAATATAAAGGGGACAATTGAAGAGGAAGTATTTGACGTTTTTTATTATATTATTGCGATTGCAAATGATTATGAAATTGACTTGGAAAAAATTTTTTATATAAAAGACGAATTGAATGAAATAAAATATGATAGGGAATTTTCGATTTATGAAGCTAGGGACAAATGGAAAAGTATGAAAAAATAA
- the eno gene encoding phosphopyruvate hydratase encodes MTRIEDIYAREILDSRGNPTVEVEVYLEGGAMGRASVPSGASTGVHEAVELRDGDKSRYLGQGVLQAVENVNKVIAEHLIGFDALDQVAIDKAMIELDGTPNKGKLGANAILGVSLAVAKAAANQLGIPLYRYLGGVNAKELPVPMMNILNGGSHADSAVDVQEFMVQPVGAKTYKEALRMGSEIFHHLGKILKANGDSTNVGNEGGYAPSNINGTEGALDVISQAVEAAGYKLGEEVTFAMDAASSEFATQNADGTYTYTFKREGGVVRNSDEMIEWYKHLTSKYPIVSIEDGLAEDDWDGFKKLTDAIGKDVQLVGDDLFVTNTQRLADGIKKGIANSILIKVNQIGTLTETLDAIEMAKKAGYTAVVSHRSGETEDDTIADIAVATNAGQIKTGSASRTDRMAKYNQLLRIEDDLAEEAVYEGKKAFYNINIK; translated from the coding sequence ATGACTAGAATTGAAGATATCTATGCAAGAGAGATACTTGATTCAAGGGGAAATCCAACTGTGGAAGTTGAAGTTTACTTAGAAGGTGGAGCAATGGGAAGAGCTTCTGTACCATCTGGAGCATCAACTGGAGTACACGAAGCAGTTGAATTAAGAGATGGTGACAAATCCAGATATTTAGGACAAGGTGTATTACAAGCTGTAGAAAACGTAAACAAAGTTATTGCTGAACACTTAATCGGATTTGATGCTTTAGATCAAGTAGCTATTGATAAAGCTATGATTGAGTTAGACGGAACACCTAATAAAGGTAAATTAGGGGCTAACGCAATCTTAGGCGTATCACTGGCAGTGGCAAAAGCAGCAGCTAACCAGTTAGGTATACCTTTATATAGATATTTAGGTGGAGTAAACGCTAAAGAATTACCAGTGCCAATGATGAACATCTTAAACGGTGGATCACACGCTGATTCAGCAGTAGATGTTCAAGAATTCATGGTTCAGCCAGTAGGAGCAAAAACATATAAAGAAGCATTAAGAATGGGATCTGAAATCTTCCATCACTTAGGAAAAATCTTAAAAGCAAACGGAGATTCTACTAACGTAGGAAACGAAGGTGGATATGCGCCATCTAACATTAACGGGACTGAAGGAGCTTTAGATGTAATTTCTCAAGCTGTAGAAGCTGCTGGATATAAATTAGGTGAAGAAGTAACATTCGCAATGGATGCCGCCTCATCAGAATTTGCAACTCAAAATGCTGATGGAACTTATACTTATACTTTCAAAAGAGAAGGTGGAGTTGTAAGAAATTCTGATGAAATGATAGAATGGTACAAACACTTAACTTCTAAATATCCAATTGTTTCAATTGAAGATGGACTTGCCGAAGATGACTGGGACGGATTCAAAAAATTAACTGATGCAATTGGTAAAGACGTTCAATTAGTCGGAGATGACTTGTTCGTTACTAACACTCAAAGATTAGCAGACGGAATAAAAAAAGGAATTGCCAACTCAATCTTAATTAAAGTAAACCAAATCGGTACTTTAACAGAAACTTTAGATGCAATTGAAATGGCTAAAAAAGCTGGATATACTGCAGTAGTATCTCACAGATCAGGAGAAACTGAAGACGATACAATTGCTGACATCGCAGTTGCTACAAACGCAGGACAAATTAAAACAGGATCTGCATCAAGAACAGACAGAATGGCTAAATATAACCAATTATTAAGAATCGAAGATGACTTGGCAGAAGAAGCTGTTTACGAAGGTAAAAAAGCGTTCTACAACATCAACATTAAATAA
- a CDS encoding bifunctional UDP-sugar hydrolase/5'-nucleotidase: MTAKNTNTSFKKKEVSIKILGTSDVHGRVLAWNYAADEEDKSGSYAQISTLVKKIRKKNKNVILVEVGDAIQDNWIEKFAMVPKHPIPEILNYMGYDIFVPGNHEFNFGMPTLSNILRDMKFKKLTANLYYRKNAENDTNFSKDKSRYLDAAAIIEKDGVKIGIIGLSTPMSAQFEEDTGYLNDFYFVSPVKETQRQIKKLKEEGANAIVVVAHMGIENENGIPETGVKDLANAVPEIDVIVAGHMHQNIPKEIINGVLITEPHRYGTVISEVDLKFEVIGENIKLISKDSTTIPVKNEKSDKKIEEIYKPFHHRLCVIADEKIGETLNDMVPEEKHHGVSAAFGKDTGMSSFITDVELYYSGADVVSFAYNYETVKLDKGEIKRKDIVYNYRYTGGDVTIYEMTGRQLKDYMEWAADYFDTIQPGDTEYRYNPERSNAKYVTFDIFGGVKYKIDLRNEKGNKITNLMLVNGTKITPEMKLKVGMNAYRFEQLARKGGIFDGQKIPALWASKEAIGNIKGTIQNMMIDYIRNVKNGVIEGKSHNNWEIIGL; the protein is encoded by the coding sequence ATGACAGCAAAAAATACGAATACTTCTTTTAAAAAAAAGGAAGTAAGTATAAAAATATTGGGAACAAGCGATGTTCATGGAAGGGTACTTGCATGGAACTATGCGGCTGATGAAGAGGATAAGTCAGGTTCTTATGCACAGATTTCGACATTGGTGAAAAAAATCAGGAAAAAAAATAAAAATGTGATCTTGGTTGAAGTCGGGGATGCGATTCAGGACAACTGGATAGAAAAATTTGCAATGGTACCAAAACATCCTATTCCAGAAATATTAAATTACATGGGCTATGATATTTTTGTTCCAGGAAATCATGAGTTTAACTTTGGAATGCCGACTTTATCGAATATCTTGCGGGATATGAAATTCAAGAAATTAACCGCCAATTTGTATTACCGCAAAAATGCTGAAAATGATACTAATTTTTCAAAAGATAAAAGCAGATATCTGGATGCAGCTGCAATTATTGAAAAAGATGGCGTAAAAATAGGGATTATCGGGCTATCTACCCCAATGTCAGCACAGTTTGAAGAAGATACTGGCTATCTGAACGATTTTTATTTTGTATCACCTGTAAAAGAAACTCAAAGACAAATAAAAAAACTGAAAGAAGAAGGTGCAAATGCCATTGTTGTCGTGGCTCATATGGGAATTGAAAATGAGAATGGTATTCCTGAAACTGGAGTTAAGGACTTGGCAAATGCTGTGCCTGAAATTGATGTGATTGTCGCAGGACATATGCACCAGAACATACCAAAGGAAATAATTAACGGAGTTCTTATTACAGAGCCTCACAGATATGGAACTGTTATTTCAGAAGTAGACTTAAAATTTGAAGTTATTGGCGAAAACATAAAATTGATAAGCAAGGATTCTACGACTATTCCCGTTAAAAATGAAAAATCTGACAAAAAAATTGAAGAAATTTATAAACCGTTCCATCATAGGCTTTGTGTAATTGCAGATGAAAAAATTGGTGAAACGTTAAATGATATGGTTCCAGAGGAAAAACATCACGGCGTATCGGCTGCATTTGGAAAAGACACAGGAATGTCCTCGTTCATAACGGATGTAGAGCTTTATTACAGCGGTGCCGACGTTGTTTCATTTGCATATAATTATGAAACTGTAAAACTGGATAAAGGGGAAATCAAGAGAAAAGACATAGTTTATAACTACCGTTACACAGGCGGAGATGTTACAATTTACGAAATGACTGGAAGACAGCTAAAAGACTATATGGAATGGGCTGCCGACTATTTTGACACAATTCAGCCTGGAGATACTGAATACCGTTATAATCCAGAACGTTCCAACGCAAAATATGTAACATTTGATATTTTTGGCGGAGTGAAATACAAAATTGATCTAAGAAACGAAAAAGGCAATAAAATTACCAATCTGATGCTAGTCAACGGAACTAAAATAACGCCTGAAATGAAACTAAAAGTTGGAATGAACGCTTACAGATTTGAACAGCTGGCTAGAAAAGGCGGTATTTTTGATGGGCAAAAAATTCCAGCACTGTGGGCATCTAAAGAAGCAATTGGAAATATAAAGGGAACTATCCAGAATATGATGATTGATTATATCCGAAATGTAAAAAATGGCGTAATTGAAGGAAAGAGCCATAATAACTGGGAAATAATCGGATTATAA
- a CDS encoding adhesion protein FadA encodes MKKVGILFVLLSALSFSAASSKSSKTTANQTVTGRFNQLEAEYERLVNMENQEYNKLKANAEAAANKLAEKEAQKAQIEERIAKIEAAADSKAFKAQYSELAKQYKTVVKALDSEIKSLNTTVENFAAIEALKGN; translated from the coding sequence ATGAAAAAAGTTGGAATTTTATTTGTACTTTTGAGTGCTTTATCATTCTCAGCTGCTTCTTCAAAATCTTCAAAAACAACAGCAAACCAAACAGTAACTGGTAGATTTAATCAACTTGAAGCAGAATATGAAAGATTAGTAAATATGGAAAATCAAGAGTATAATAAATTAAAAGCAAATGCTGAAGCAGCAGCTAACAAATTAGCAGAAAAAGAAGCTCAAAAAGCTCAAATTGAAGAAAGAATTGCTAAAATCGAAGCAGCAGCAGATTCAAAAGCATTTAAAGCTCAATATTCTGAGTTAGCAAAACAATACAAGACTGTAGTTAAAGCATTAGATTCAGAAATCAAATCTTTAAACACAACAGTTGAAAACTTTGCAGCTATAGAAGCATTAAAAGGTAATTAA
- a CDS encoding DMT family transporter yields the protein MQIQKKLHGVVLASLASSLWAVSGISGEILFKKFNFSSDWLVSTRTLISGVLLFAIVIFIEKKSILKPLKNKKDCIGIMLFGTAGMYLVQYTYFKTIELSNVSFATILQFIAPFFIFIYESIKNKKVPSFTTVILLFMTILGVVFIATKGNFSNLSVSAQALLLGIISAIMIAFYSTYPKKLLKKYGSITVVGWGMIIGSIISNIIHPIWKIEGNVNTKSIIQVIIVVILGTSIAYLIYIASLNYISSSLAGILTAFEPVLAAILSVIIFGLKFSFIEIVGFVLVFISIFILEKRL from the coding sequence ATGCAAATACAAAAAAAATTACATGGAGTGGTATTGGCTAGTTTAGCTTCCAGCCTATGGGCTGTTTCAGGAATTTCTGGAGAAATTCTCTTTAAAAAATTTAATTTTTCATCAGATTGGCTTGTTTCAACAAGAACATTGATTTCGGGGGTATTGCTGTTTGCAATTGTTATTTTTATTGAAAAAAAATCTATCTTAAAGCCATTAAAAAACAAAAAGGATTGCATTGGAATAATGTTATTTGGAACAGCAGGAATGTACCTGGTTCAATATACGTATTTTAAGACAATTGAGTTAAGTAATGTTTCATTTGCTACAATTTTACAATTTATTGCTCCATTTTTTATATTTATTTATGAATCTATAAAAAATAAAAAAGTACCATCTTTTACAACAGTCATCTTATTATTTATGACAATTTTAGGAGTCGTATTTATTGCAACAAAAGGAAACTTTTCAAATTTATCAGTTTCAGCACAAGCATTATTACTAGGAATTATTTCAGCTATTATGATAGCCTTCTATTCAACATACCCAAAAAAACTTCTAAAAAAATATGGAAGTATTACGGTAGTTGGCTGGGGAATGATAATCGGAAGCATCATTTCAAATATTATTCATCCAATTTGGAAAATTGAAGGCAATGTGAATACAAAATCCATTATTCAAGTGATAATTGTCGTAATTCTAGGAACTTCCATAGCTTACCTAATTTACATTGCAAGCCTGAATTACATCTCATCTTCCCTTGCAGGAATTTTAACAGCCTTTGAGCCTGTACTTGCAGCAATACTATCGGTTATTATTTTTGGATTAAAATTTTCTTTTATTGAAATAGTTGGTTTTGTTCTAGTTTTTATTTCAATATTTATTTTAGAAAAAAGATTATAA
- the nadN gene encoding NAD nucleotidase: MKKLLLLGLAASLFSVVSLEAKPARKTNKQGSSSSSFELNVAHINDHHSHLEEETMPLKLNGKTVTVHIGGLPRVGQEIKNFRQNNKNTLVLHAGDAVTGTLYYTLFEGKADAKLMNAINFDVYTLGNHEFDDGNKFLKSFLDALTIPIISANVVPDKGSILEGKWKPYIIKTIGGQKVGIIGIDVVKKTKESSSPGDDIKFTDEVETARKYTKELQDQGINKIILLSHAGYEKNVEIGEKVDGIDLIISGDTHYLLGKEFKQFGLVPEKEDYPRKVNSPNGNPVYIAEAWNYSYLLGQMKVKFDKNGVITELIPTPKVLIGDDFFEVKNAEGKSVQLNAKEKNEILNSIKNNKNIVAIKNDPTLSKLLERYQKEKTELGKRTVGKITEEIPGGSDNRVPGPHNKDGSFATTLVAESVLHKLRNTGTGNIDFVIGNAGNVRITLNPGNFTYDQAYSLLPFTSNTVFITDITGAEVKQTLEDAIDYVLNGGSSGAFPYGAGIRYEATKEGKLGTRVKKIEVFDFKANKWVPIDAKKTYMLAVNSYIAKGKDGYTTLGKITAQKRGTDTHLSDTKIFIDYLKEKKEIGKPKSTNVIFKY; encoded by the coding sequence ATGAAAAAATTACTATTATTGGGACTGGCAGCCTCATTATTTTCTGTAGTAAGTTTGGAAGCAAAACCTGCTCGAAAAACAAATAAACAAGGCTCATCAAGCAGTTCATTCGAACTAAATGTCGCCCATATTAACGATCACCATTCACATCTGGAAGAGGAAACAATGCCTTTAAAACTGAATGGAAAGACTGTTACAGTGCATATTGGAGGATTGCCAAGAGTGGGACAGGAAATCAAAAATTTTAGACAGAATAACAAAAACACTCTGGTGCTTCATGCAGGAGATGCTGTAACAGGAACGCTATATTACACATTATTTGAAGGGAAAGCCGATGCTAAGCTTATGAATGCAATAAATTTTGACGTTTACACACTGGGAAACCATGAATTTGATGATGGAAACAAATTTTTGAAATCATTTCTGGATGCTTTAACTATACCTATAATTTCAGCAAATGTTGTGCCTGACAAGGGAAGCATTCTAGAAGGGAAATGGAAACCTTACATTATCAAAACTATTGGCGGTCAGAAAGTCGGAATTATCGGAATTGATGTTGTGAAAAAAACGAAAGAATCTTCCAGTCCTGGAGATGATATAAAATTTACAGATGAAGTCGAAACAGCCAGAAAATATACAAAAGAATTACAGGATCAGGGAATAAACAAAATAATACTGCTATCTCATGCAGGATATGAAAAAAATGTTGAAATTGGAGAAAAAGTCGACGGAATTGATTTAATTATATCTGGAGATACACATTATTTGTTAGGAAAAGAATTTAAGCAATTTGGACTAGTTCCAGAAAAAGAGGATTATCCTAGAAAAGTAAACTCACCTAACGGAAATCCCGTTTACATTGCGGAAGCATGGAATTATTCATATTTATTAGGGCAAATGAAAGTAAAATTTGACAAGAATGGAGTAATTACAGAATTAATTCCCACACCAAAAGTTCTAATTGGAGATGACTTTTTTGAAGTGAAAAATGCTGAAGGAAAATCAGTTCAACTAAATGCAAAAGAAAAAAATGAAATTTTAAATTCAATAAAAAATAATAAAAACATAGTTGCCATCAAAAATGATCCAACTTTATCAAAACTTCTTGAAAGATACCAAAAAGAAAAAACAGAATTAGGAAAACGGACAGTTGGTAAAATTACAGAAGAAATTCCAGGAGGATCAGACAACAGGGTTCCAGGTCCTCATAACAAAGACGGCTCTTTTGCAACAACGCTTGTAGCCGAATCAGTTTTACATAAATTAAGAAATACAGGAACAGGAAATATTGACTTTGTAATAGGAAATGCAGGAAATGTAAGAATTACGCTAAATCCTGGAAATTTCACTTATGATCAAGCCTACTCGCTATTGCCATTTACATCAAACACAGTATTCATAACAGATATTACAGGAGCCGAAGTGAAACAGACATTGGAAGATGCAATTGACTACGTACTAAATGGAGGTTCAAGCGGAGCATTCCCTTACGGTGCAGGAATCAGATATGAAGCCACAAAAGAAGGAAAACTTGGAACAAGAGTCAAAAAAATAGAAGTATTTGACTTTAAAGCAAACAAATGGGTACCAATCGATGCTAAAAAAACCTACATGCTAGCTGTAAACTCCTACATCGCCAAAGGAAAAGACGGTTACACAACATTAGGAAAAATCACAGCTCAAAAACGTGGAACAGACACTCATTTAAGTGATACAAAAATATTTATTGATTATTTGAAAGAGAAAAAAGAAATAGGAAAACCAAAATCCACAAACGTAATCTTCAAATATTAA
- a CDS encoding MliC family protein: protein MTIIVGALLLGSSLNGVAANGQIKIKRKHPVINDRRKAIISQKFNCDGKQYVVNYITIDKVQLVDVASNAKFQLDQVVSASGSRYSNGKIEIHIKGNEALLNRDDKDISCNLIKE from the coding sequence ATGACAATAATAGTAGGAGCTTTATTATTAGGAAGTTCGTTAAATGGAGTTGCAGCAAATGGACAAATAAAAATAAAAAGAAAACATCCAGTAATAAATGACAGACGGAAAGCTATTATTTCACAAAAATTTAACTGCGACGGAAAGCAATATGTTGTAAACTATATTACAATCGACAAGGTTCAATTGGTAGATGTTGCATCAAACGCCAAATTTCAATTGGATCAAGTTGTATCTGCAAGTGGTTCACGATACAGCAACGGAAAAATTGAAATTCACATAAAAGGCAATGAAGCCTTACTTAATCGAGATGATAAAGATATTTCCTGCAATCTTATAAAAGAATAA
- a CDS encoding META domain-containing protein translates to MKKVFVLIGIFTMFMVNSFILSAAQTVNLNGTSWELSGIKQNGLNLQIPGNSKITVSFSGNKISGFSGINRYNGTYRIGNKSLSTDISTTLMGGSDELMNFEMAFLDILQSSPKITYSKSMLTLKNRNGDTLTFKRSSNSSNQSDENSLSRLTKELSGTNWKLVNMNGKDVRNIGITISFSGNKINGNSGINSYFSDYIITAGNITIGTVGSTEMAGSDSLMKTERQYIELLQNAKKIELINKTSLVLTTDKRKTLTFEKI, encoded by the coding sequence ATGAAAAAAGTATTTGTCTTAATCGGAATTTTTACAATGTTTATGGTTAATTCTTTTATTTTAAGTGCAGCTCAAACTGTCAATTTAAATGGTACTTCATGGGAATTATCAGGAATTAAGCAGAATGGTTTAAATTTACAGATTCCAGGAAATTCTAAAATAACAGTTAGTTTTTCAGGAAATAAGATAAGTGGATTTTCAGGAATAAACAGATACAATGGGACTTATCGAATTGGAAACAAGTCCTTGTCAACTGATATAAGTACAACATTAATGGGTGGTTCTGACGAATTAATGAACTTTGAAATGGCATTCTTGGATATTTTGCAATCTTCTCCAAAAATAACTTACAGTAAAAGCATGCTTACTTTAAAAAATAGAAACGGTGATACTTTGACTTTTAAGAGAAGTTCAAATTCAAGTAACCAGTCAGATGAAAATTCCTTGTCACGTTTAACTAAAGAACTATCTGGAACAAATTGGAAGCTTGTTAATATGAATGGAAAAGACGTAAGAAATATTGGAATTACAATTTCATTTTCAGGAAATAAAATAAATGGTAATTCAGGAATTAACAGTTATTTTTCTGATTATATAATAACAGCGGGAAATATCACAATAGGAACTGTTGGAAGTACAGAAATGGCTGGTTCTGACAGTCTAATGAAAACTGAAAGACAATACATAGAACTTTTACAGAATGCTAAAAAAATTGAATTAATAAACAAAACATCTTTAGTGTTAACGACAGATAAAAGAAAGACTTTAACATTTGAAAAAATATAA
- a CDS encoding adhesion protein FadA, with protein MKKKLAVLLGVLVLSSVSFAAPKTKAAAKPAGGSIESSLNNLENQLIKLQQMEDAKFKEQEAQANAAAQRLSNYTAMQAKIDERIAEIEANADTSIFGKEFKAKITEYKNLRNQLDKEIAREQQVLDNFELIKSLR; from the coding sequence ATGAAAAAGAAATTAGCAGTATTATTAGGAGTTTTAGTATTAAGCAGCGTTTCATTCGCAGCTCCAAAAACAAAAGCGGCAGCTAAACCTGCGGGTGGATCAATTGAAAGCAGCTTAAACAATTTGGAAAATCAATTAATCAAATTACAACAAATGGAAGATGCAAAATTCAAAGAACAAGAAGCTCAAGCAAACGCAGCAGCTCAAAGATTAAGCAACTATACAGCAATGCAAGCTAAAATTGACGAAAGAATTGCTGAAATCGAAGCAAATGCAGATACTAGTATTTTCGGAAAAGAATTTAAAGCAAAAATTACTGAATACAAAAACTTAAGAAACCAATTAGACAAAGAAATCGCTAGAGAGCAACAAGTTCTTGATAACTTTGAATTAATTAAATCTTTAAGATAA